AAATATTCTTTGGTTTGGACTTTCATTTGCCAAGACGCAAAGGTTCCTGTAAAGACAATAATGGAACTAAGCAGTAACATCGCTACTGAAATTCCGTCAACCCCTACGGAATAGGCTATGTGAAGTGGGGCATACCACATTAAATCGGAGCGAAATAGCATTTCGGCTGTTGCACCAGCCTCGCGTTCACCGAGGTACATGCAAGTAAGAGCTATAGCTAGAGCTAACAATGCCGTACTTCCGGTTACCATTACAGCCCTGATGGCTTTGATACCTTTCGATAGCCAAAGTCCGCCGAGCATGAGTAAAGGAACGAGTACGAATAAAGATAAGAAGTTCATATCATTTAATGCTTTAGAATGTCAATAATAGAGTTACAATCAGTGCCAGTGTACCTAGTAAGAATACAAATGCGTATTGTTGTATTTGTCCACTTTGTAGATCACGTATTTCATCACTTGCTGCATTGGTGCTCCAGGCAAGGAAGTTGAAGAATCCATCTACAACGTGACGGTCGAACCAAGCAATAGGAGTAGAGATGCAGCGAAAGATTATTTTGTGCGTAATGAATTGGTAAACTTCATCGATATAGAAACGGTTAGAAGCTGCTTTATGCAGACGTGCAAATCGTTTGCCGAGAAGATCGGCTACGGGTTGTGCGGGGCGCATATACATCCAAGTTGCCAATGCAATGGATAGAATGGCAATCAGGATACTTTTAAGGGCTATCGCCATTTCTATATGAATATGGTAATCTGTGCCATTACTGCTAACGAAGCTACCAAACGGAATGAATCCGGCTACGCAAGTTACTCCGGCTAAAAATAGCAGTGGAAAAGTCATTGCTAAAGGACTTTCATGTGGAGTATGCTCAGCATGTAATTGTTCGTTTTCTTTTCCCCAAAATATATTGTAATAGAGGCGGAACATATAGAAAGCAGTCATTGCGGCAATGATCGCCATTGTCCATCCCATTATCGGACTGTATTCAAAACAGGCTGCTAATATTTCGTCTTTTGAGAAGAAACCGGAGAAGGGGGGAATACCTGATATTGCTAAGCAAGCAATAAGGAAGGTGATATGCGTGATTGGCATATATTTTCTTAATCCGCCCATAGCACTCATCTCATTACTGTGAACTGCGTGAATGATACTTCCTGCACCTAGAAATAATAACGCTTTGAACATGGCGTGAGCGAAGAGGTGAAACATAGAAGCCATATAACCTAATCCTCCTTCATGGGGATCCATACTAGTACATACACCTAAAGCGACAATCATGAAGCCTATTTGGGAAATTGTAGAAAAGGCTAAAACTCGTTTTATATCTGTTTGAACGCAAGCGATACTGGCTGCAAAAAAGGAGGTGAATGCTCCTATCCATCCAATCATTTCTAATACATGAGGTGCATAAGAGATGTAGAGAGGGAACATCCTGGCTACGAGGTATACACCGGCAACAACCATGGTGGCAGCGTGGATTAATGCACTGACGGGAGTAGGTCCCTCCATTGCATCGGGTAGCCATATATGCAGAGGGAACATGGCGCTCTTACCGGCACCTCCTACGAACATCAAGCCCAAAGCCAATGGAAGCATGGCGGCACCACCGGTGAGGAGTGACATTGCGTCGGGGGTGAAGCTGAATGTTTCAGCGTAATATCCGTATAATAGAATTCCGATAAGAAAACCAAGATCAGCAAAGCGGGTTACGATAAATGCTTTTTTGCTAGCAGCGATAGCCGAAGGTTTCGTGTAATAGAAACCAATCAGTAGATACGAGCTAACTCCTACTAGTTCCCAGAAAAGGTACATTTGGAAAATATTAGTAGCCACTACTAATCCAAGCATGGACATAGTAAATAGTGACAAGAAAGCGTAGTAGCGTTGGAATCCTTTTTCTCCTTTCATATAACCGAAGGAATAGATGTGGACCATTAACGATACTGTGGAAATAACGATTAACATCATTACCGAGATAGGATCTAGCATTATTCCTAAATCAAAATGCAATGTTTCGTTGAAAGGAAGCCAGGTGAAATTATAGGGCATCAATTTGGCAAAACTTCCATCTGCTATACGTGGGCTGGTGAAGTAGAGCCATGCGGTCAGGTAGCTCAGAATGGTGACTATTCCTAGAGAGAGAGTACCTAACAGACCTGCGATGGCAGGTTTAAGCCATTTACCTCCAATTCCTAAAAGTAGGAAAGAGAGCATAGGGAGGATAAGTATCAGTATTGTAAAATTCATTGTTATGCGTTTATTCTGTTACGTAATTGAACTACCATTTCATTTCATTCAAGTTCTTTACTTGTATGTTGCGTATATTACGATAGATATTAATCATAATGGCAATAGCTATAGCTGTCTCTGCTGCCGATATGGCGATAGAGAATAAGGCAAAGAAATGCCCTTCTAAGTCAGCAGGAAACAAAAAACGGTTGAATACCGCAAAGTTGATGTCTGTAGCATTCAATATCAATTCTATTGAGATTAGAATGGCGAGAGTATTGCGACGGGTGAAGAATCCATATATCCCGGCAAAAAACATGATAGCCGATACTATCAGATAATATTCCATGTGTATTGTCATATTCTTATCTTTTACGTGCTATTAATAATCCGCCTACGATGCATGCCAGTAATAAAATGCTGACAGCTTCAAAAGGTAGTACATATTGATATTTACCACTTCCGAGCAACGCATGCCCGATGGCTTTTATACTTATTTCAACAGGTTCCGGATGGTCTGTTGGCATGAACTTATGGGTTAGCGTAATGAACATTACGATGGCTGCTCCTCCTACCGTTGCGCCTAATCCAGCGAGGAATTTGCTGCGTTTTAACTTCTC
This is a stretch of genomic DNA from uncultured Bacteroides sp.. It encodes these proteins:
- the nuoL gene encoding NADH-quinone oxidoreductase subunit L, which produces MNFTILILILPMLSFLLLGIGGKWLKPAIAGLLGTLSLGIVTILSYLTAWLYFTSPRIADGSFAKLMPYNFTWLPFNETLHFDLGIMLDPISVMMLIVISTVSLMVHIYSFGYMKGEKGFQRYYAFLSLFTMSMLGLVVATNIFQMYLFWELVGVSSYLLIGFYYTKPSAIAASKKAFIVTRFADLGFLIGILLYGYYAETFSFTPDAMSLLTGGAAMLPLALGLMFVGGAGKSAMFPLHIWLPDAMEGPTPVSALIHAATMVVAGVYLVARMFPLYISYAPHVLEMIGWIGAFTSFFAASIACVQTDIKRVLAFSTISQIGFMIVALGVCTSMDPHEGGLGYMASMFHLFAHAMFKALLFLGAGSIIHAVHSNEMSAMGGLRKYMPITHITFLIACLAISGIPPFSGFFSKDEILAACFEYSPIMGWTMAIIAAMTAFYMFRLYYNIFWGKENEQLHAEHTPHESPLAMTFPLLFLAGVTCVAGFIPFGSFVSSNGTDYHIHIEMAIALKSILIAILSIALATWMYMRPAQPVADLLGKRFARLHKAASNRFYIDEVYQFITHKIIFRCISTPIAWFDRHVVDGFFNFLAWSTNAASDEIRDLQSGQIQQYAFVFLLGTLALIVTLLLTF
- a CDS encoding NADH-quinone oxidoreductase subunit J, whose protein sequence is MEPIFESIIFYALAAFISVFSVMTVCTRHILRSATYLLFVLFGTAGIYFLLGYTFLGSVQVMVYAGGIVVLYVFSILLTSGDGDHVEKLKRSKFLAGLGATVGGAAIVMFITLTHKFMPTDHPEPVEISIKAIGHALLGSGKYQYVLPFEAVSILLLACIVGGLLIARKR
- the nuoK gene encoding NADH-quinone oxidoreductase subunit NuoK, with product MTIHMEYYLIVSAIMFFAGIYGFFTRRNTLAILISIELILNATDINFAVFNRFLFPADLEGHFFALFSIAISAAETAIAIAIMINIYRNIRNIQVKNLNEMKW